A section of the Phosphitispora fastidiosa genome encodes:
- a CDS encoding type Z 30S ribosomal protein S14 — MAKKSMMVKMDRKPKFSVRGYNRCKICGRPHAYMRKFGICRICFREHAYKGEIPGVKKASW; from the coding sequence GTGGCCAAAAAGTCAATGATGGTAAAAATGGACCGTAAACCCAAGTTTTCAGTGCGCGGGTACAATAGATGTAAAATCTGCGGCAGGCCCCATGCTTATATGAGGAAATTCGGCATTTGCCGTATTTGTTTCCGTGAGCATGCTTACAAAGGAGAGATTCCGGGAGTTAAGAAGGCCAGCTGGTAA
- the rplE gene encoding 50S ribosomal protein L5, with product MARLKEKYVNETVAKLKEKFSYENIMQVPKLEKVVINMGLGEAIQNPKAIDAAVGDLSLITGQKPVVTRAKKSIAGFKLREGMPIGVKVTLRGQRMFEFTDKLFNIALPRVRDFRGVSGKAFDGRGNYTLGIREQLMFPEIEYDKVDKVRGMDIVFVTSAKTDEEAKELLAQLGMPFRD from the coding sequence ATGGCACGTCTAAAAGAGAAATATGTTAATGAGACAGTTGCTAAGCTGAAGGAGAAGTTCAGCTATGAGAATATTATGCAGGTACCCAAACTTGAAAAAGTTGTGATCAACATGGGCCTGGGTGAAGCCATCCAGAATCCCAAGGCAATTGATGCAGCTGTAGGTGATTTATCCTTAATTACCGGGCAAAAGCCGGTCGTCACCAGGGCTAAGAAATCAATCGCGGGTTTTAAGCTCAGAGAAGGAATGCCAATTGGCGTTAAAGTTACTCTGAGAGGCCAGCGGATGTTTGAATTTACCGATAAACTTTTTAATATCGCCCTTCCCAGAGTAAGGGACTTCCGGGGGGTATCAGGCAAGGCTTTTGACGGCCGGGGCAACTATACCCTTGGCATCAGGGAACAACTGATGTTTCCGGAAATAGAATATGACAAGGTTGACAAAGTACGGGGCATGGATATTGTTTTTGTTACCAGTGCCAAGACTGATGAGGAAGCTAAAGAGTTGCTTGCCCAGTTAGGGATGCCATTCAGGGACTGA
- the rplX gene encoding 50S ribosomal protein L24: protein MAHAKAKIKAKIHVKKGDTVLVITGKNAGKKGKVVEVLPKDNRLVVEGVNVVKRHTKPSQQMPQGGIVEKEAPIAVSNVMIFCSKCNSPRRINKEILANGKKVRVCNKCGEAFDK from the coding sequence TTGGCACATGCCAAGGCAAAGATAAAGGCTAAGATACATGTGAAAAAGGGAGATACAGTTCTTGTTATTACAGGTAAAAATGCCGGCAAAAAAGGAAAAGTAGTTGAGGTGCTGCCCAAAGATAACAGGCTGGTTGTTGAGGGAGTTAATGTTGTTAAAAGGCATACCAAACCTTCACAGCAAATGCCTCAGGGCGGTATTGTGGAAAAGGAAGCTCCAATCGCAGTTTCAAATGTAATGATTTTTTGCTCAAAATGTAACTCTCCGAGGAGAATTAACAAGGAGATTTTAGCTAACGGTAAAAAAGTCAGGGTTTGCAATAAGTGCGGAGAAGCCTTTGATAAATAG
- the rplN gene encoding 50S ribosomal protein L14 gives MIQPETMLNVADNTGARKLLCIRILGGSFRRYARVGDIIIASVKEATPGGVVKKGDVVKAVIVRTVKETKRPDGSYIKFDENAAVIINDQKNPRGTRIFGPVARELRDRDFMKIVSLAPEVL, from the coding sequence ATGATTCAACCTGAAACAATGCTGAACGTTGCAGATAATACCGGAGCCAGAAAGCTTCTGTGTATCAGGATATTGGGCGGTTCTTTCAGACGTTATGCCCGTGTTGGTGATATAATAATTGCTTCGGTGAAAGAAGCTACACCCGGCGGCGTGGTAAAGAAAGGCGATGTTGTCAAAGCTGTTATTGTCAGGACCGTCAAAGAAACCAAGAGACCTGACGGTTCCTATATCAAGTTCGATGAGAATGCTGCCGTTATTATTAATGACCAGAAAAACCCGAGGGGTACTAGGATATTTGGTCCTGTAGCCCGGGAGTTGAGGGACAGGGATTTTATGAAAATAGTTTCTCTTGCCCCTGAAGTTCTGTAA
- the rpsQ gene encoding 30S ribosomal protein S17: MTERKARKVQVGKVVSDKMDKSVVIAIETLVRHPLYGKTVKSTKRFQAHDEENACRVGDKVRVMETKPISKNKRWRVIEILDREQQI, encoded by the coding sequence TTGACAGAAAGAAAAGCACGTAAGGTACAGGTTGGCAAGGTTGTCAGTGACAAAATGGATAAAAGTGTAGTTATTGCCATTGAGACACTGGTTAGGCATCCTTTGTACGGAAAGACTGTTAAAAGTACAAAGAGGTTTCAGGCCCATGATGAAGAAAATGCCTGCCGTGTTGGAGATAAAGTAAGGGTTATGGAAACCAAGCCAATCAGCAAGAATAAACGCTGGCGGGTTATTGAGATTCTGGATAGAGAACAGCAAATCTGA
- the rpmC gene encoding 50S ribosomal protein L29, which yields MKAKEVHELSTDELARKADDLKDELFKLRFQLATGQLENPMRIRDVKRSIARVKTVLRERELKALEG from the coding sequence ATGAAAGCTAAAGAGGTTCATGAATTATCCACTGATGAACTGGCAAGAAAGGCTGATGACCTTAAGGATGAACTCTTCAAGCTACGCTTTCAGTTAGCCACCGGGCAACTTGAAAATCCTATGAGAATCAGGGATGTTAAAAGGTCAATTGCCCGTGTGAAAACAGTTTTGCGGGAGAGAGAACTGAAAGCCCTGGAAGGATAA
- the rplP gene encoding 50S ribosomal protein L16: protein MLVPKRVKHRKQHRGKMAGKSKANTITFGEFGLQALEPAWITNRQIEAARIAMTRYIKRGGKVWIKIFPDKPVTAKPAETRMGSGKGTPEHWVAVVKPGRVMFELAGVTEEIAREAMRLAAHKLPIKTKFVKREDVGGEANES from the coding sequence TAGAGGTAAAATGGCCGGAAAGTCAAAGGCCAATACCATCACTTTCGGTGAATTCGGTCTGCAGGCTCTGGAGCCGGCATGGATTACCAACAGGCAGATCGAGGCAGCCCGTATCGCCATGACCAGGTATATCAAGCGGGGCGGTAAAGTATGGATTAAAATATTCCCCGATAAGCCTGTCACTGCGAAGCCTGCTGAGACACGGATGGGAAGTGGTAAAGGGACACCGGAGCATTGGGTTGCTGTTGTGAAACCGGGCCGGGTCATGTTCGAATTGGCCGGAGTTACTGAAGAGATTGCCCGTGAAGCAATGCGCCTGGCTGCTCATAAACTGCCCATCAAAACCAAGTTTGTTAAAAGAGAAGATGTAGGTGGTGAAGCTAATGAAAGCTAA